The genome window GAAGTACGCGGTGGTGGACGTAAACCATGGAGACAAAAAGGAACAGGTCGTGCTCGTCAAGGATCTATCCGCTCTCCACAATGGGTTGGTGGTGGAACTGTATTTGGACCAACGCCACGCAGCTATGCTTACAAATTACCAAAGAAAGTTCGTCGTCTAGCTATTAAATCTGCGCTATCTTCCAAAGTGAAGAACGACGAAGTTAAGGTGCTTGAAGCGCTAGCGTTTGATGCACCGAAGACAAAAGAATTAGCTACGATCTTATCTAACCTAAACGTCGGTCGTAAAGCACTAATCGTGACAGATTCACTTGAGGATAACCTTGCGCTATCTAGCCGCAATATCCCGGGCGTGAAATATGTCACTGCTGATAGTATTAACGTTTTTGACGTTTTAAATTATGACCACTTTATCGTGACGAAGGATGCAGTAGCGAAGATAGAGGAGGTGCTTGCATAATGAGAGATCCACGTGATATCATCAAGCGCCCAATCATTACTGAAGACACGACGGACATGATGGCTGATAACAAATACGTGTTTGAAGTTGACGTGTACGCAAACAAATCAGAAGTGAAGAAAGCAGTTGAACAGATCTTTGACGTGAAAGTCGTTAAAGTGAACACAGTTAACACTAAGAAGAAGCCTAAGAGATTTGGTCGTTACAGTGGGTTTACTGCGCGCCGCAAAAAAGCGTACGTAAAACTTTCTGAAGACAGCAAGCCTCTAGAGTTCTTTGAAGGTGTATAAGCACTAACAGTGGTGAAAGGAGGAAAAAGAGATGGCTATTAAAAAGTA of Caldalkalibacillus salinus contains these proteins:
- the rplD gene encoding 50S ribosomal protein L4; its protein translation is MPKVALYNQSGSTVGDIELADAVFGIEPNAHVLHDAVVMQQASERRGTHDVKNRSEVRGGGRKPWRQKGTGRARQGSIRSPQWVGGGTVFGPTPRSYAYKLPKKVRRLAIKSALSSKVKNDEVKVLEALAFDAPKTKELATILSNLNVGRKALIVTDSLEDNLALSSRNIPGVKYVTADSINVFDVLNYDHFIVTKDAVAKIEEVLA
- the rplW gene encoding 50S ribosomal protein L23; amino-acid sequence: MRDPRDIIKRPIITEDTTDMMADNKYVFEVDVYANKSEVKKAVEQIFDVKVVKVNTVNTKKKPKRFGRYSGFTARRKKAYVKLSEDSKPLEFFEGV